The sequence AGCCGGGTCCAGCTGCGGCGGCGCACTGGAGTGACAAGCGGGGCTTTGCCCCGAACCCCAGCAGGGCTCCGCCCTGCACCCGCCAGGGGGATGATCCCCCTGGACCCGCATTCATGCGAAGGTCTTTTCGCCGGTTTCCCGGCGAAAGGACCTTCGTTAAATGGGATTCCAAAGGGGCACCGCCCCTTTGGCCGCCGGAGGCGTAATCATCACAACACAACATTCACCCGTGAATAAATCTCCCTGCCTGCTTCTCATGCTCCGCTCGCCCCGGCTCGGCCGGGTGAAAACCCGTCTGGCCCGCGATGTGGGGGACGAGGCCGCCCTGGCCCTCTACAAAGCCTTTGTTCAGGACATGCTGCAGGCTTTGGACGGATGCGGCGCGGATATCATGCTGTGGGTCGAACCTGCCGAGGATGTGGAGAGCGTTCGGGACTGGCTGGGCAATGAGCTGGTCTGTCTGCCTCAGCCCGAGGGAGACCTGGGAGTGAAGATGGACTACGCATTCAAGTGGGCCTTTGAGCATGGCTATGCGGCCGCGGCCGTCCTGGGTTCGGACATTCCTCAGCTTTCGCCGCGCATGGCCAAGCATCTGATTAGGCTTATAAAATCCGAACCTGCCGTGTTGGGGCCTTCTCCGGACGGCGGTTACTGGACCATAGGATTTCAGTCCGGCCGGTACCTGCCGGAGGTGTTCGCAAATATCCCCTGGAGCACGCCAGACGTTTTCGAACGTACCCAACAGGTGCTGCACCCTCTTGAGCCAGCCGTGCTTCCCGAACTGGCGGACATGGACACGCTTGAGGACCTGCGGGAACTGATACGGACTTGCCCGCCTGGAATGGCGCGAAGAACGCTCGCCCTGGCAAAGAAACTGGCCTGAGCTTTTGCCCACATCATCCGATTGAAGACCCGGTAGGTTCAAAGTCCTGTCGGCCAACACGGCGGGCGGGATTCAAGAACTGCACATCCCGGGCAAACCTGTGTGGCGAAATAAGGTTAATCGCTGGTTTTCTTGTAGGCGCGTTTTCCAGCCACCCAGGTTTCGTCGACGTTGCGGTCGTCTCCCACGGCCATGACCCCGAACAGAAGCTCTGCGGCCTGATCCACCGTCTTTGGACCACCATCTTTTACCGTCAGGGACTGGCGCCATTGCATGGCCAGTTGCCCCGCGTTCCAGTCAAGAACCACGAAGTCGGCCTCTTTGCCCTTGTCGAAGTTTCCCAGGATGTCATCCAGATAGAGCGAATGTGCCCCGCCAAGGGTGGCCAGATAGAAGGCCCGATAGGGAGAGAGTTTGTTGCGTTCGGCCTCGGCCGGGTCCTGTTCACGCTGGCCCACCGAACCGTCGAGCATGGTGATATTGCACATGCCCACCTTGTAGGCTTCCTCAAGCACCCGGATCAGGGTGAAGGAGTTGCCGCCGCCCACGTCGCAGCCCACGGAAAGGCGCACCGGGTGTTCAGGGTCCTTGGCGCGGCCCAGGGGGAAAAGGCCGCTACCAAGGAACAGGTTCGACAGCGGGCAGAAGGATATGGCCGCACCTGATTTGGAGAAACGGCGCATCTCGTCGCGGGAAAGCCACACTCCGTGTCCGGCGGTGAATTTCGGCCCCAGCAGGCCATGTTTCTCCTGCACATGGGTGTAATCGGCGCAGTCAGGGAACAACTTTTTCACTGTACGGATCTCTTCGGGAGTCTCGGAGATGTGCGTGTTGATCCAGCAGTCCGGATACTCGTCCTTCAGGCGACGGCAGCAGGCCAGCAACTCGTCCGTGCACCCCACGGCGAAGCGGGGGGTGATGGCGTAGAGATTCCTGCCTTTGCGGTGGTACTGTTCGATCAGACGTTTGGACTCTCTGTGGAAGTCCTCGGGTGTGTTCAGATAGTCCGCCGGCGCGAAGCGGTCGATGCCGGTAAGCCCCGCGATCACTCGCATGTTGCGGCGGCTTGCTTCCTCGAAAAACTCCTCGGAAGAGACAGGGCTGGAGGTGGTGAAGGCCTGGCAGGTGGTGGTGCCCCCGGCCAGCAGGGCATCAAAGAAATGTTTGGCTGCCTCGCGCGCGTAGTCGCGGTCGCGGTATTTCAACTCCTCGGGGAAAACCCAGGTTTTCAGCCAGTCCAGCAGCTGGTTCCCGTAGGAACCAAGCACGCGCACTTGCGGGAAATGGACATGGCCGTCGATGAATCCCGGCAGAATGAGACGATCCGGCAGGTGGGTGAAATGGATTCCTGGATGGCGCGACGACACCTCGGCATAGGGGCCGAAGTCCTCGATGATTCCGTTTTTAACAACCAGCAAACCGTCCCGGATGAACCTCGCGGCTTCCTGTTCTTTCCCGGGATGATCCCACGGGTCGGCCACCAGGTCGAAAAACGATCCTCGGATCGCGCAAGAAGCGCCTGTCATAGTAAGTCCTGTAATACGGGCCTCAGCGCGTGTCGCAGTTCCCGGTTATTCTTTTTCGACTCTAACAGCGGTTCCATAGCACAGCACCTCGGTGACCCCTGCGGCCACCTCGTTGGCGTCGTAGCGCATGCCGATGATGGCGTTGGCGCCTTTTTCCATGGCGTGTTCCACCATGAGGTCAAAGGATTCCTGGCGGGTCCGCTCGCACAGCTGGGTGTACATGGCTATCTTGCCGCCAAAAAGCATCTCGAAGCCAGCTATGATGTTGCCCACTATGCTCCTGGACCGGACGATGATCCCACGCACAACGCCCAGGTGCTCCACGATGCGGTAGCCTTCGAATGAGAACGAGGTGGTCACGAATCGGTTGTTCATCTCTTTGGCACTCCAGTTTGTACCCACAAGAAGAAAGGGAAGCGTGGTTTACACGCTTCCCTAATATACCAGTTTGAAACCAGCCAGTCGATGCTCGCCGCAAAGCGAATGCGGGGTCTGGGGGGATCATCCCCCCAGCGGGTGCAGGGCAGCGCCCTGCCGGAACCAGCATGAAGCCACTGTCCCGTTTAGCCCTGGGGCAACCCTGGATCGGTCTTAAACAACGTGACTTCTCTTCTACGACT is a genomic window of Desulfovibrio sp. containing:
- a CDS encoding TIGR04282 family arsenosugar biosynthesis glycosyltransferase → MNKSPCLLLMLRSPRLGRVKTRLARDVGDEAALALYKAFVQDMLQALDGCGADIMLWVEPAEDVESVRDWLGNELVCLPQPEGDLGVKMDYAFKWAFEHGYAAAAVLGSDIPQLSPRMAKHLIRLIKSEPAVLGPSPDGGYWTIGFQSGRYLPEVFANIPWSTPDVFERTQQVLHPLEPAVLPELADMDTLEDLRELIRTCPPGMARRTLALAKKLA
- the guaD gene encoding guanine deaminase, which translates into the protein MTGASCAIRGSFFDLVADPWDHPGKEQEAARFIRDGLLVVKNGIIEDFGPYAEVSSRHPGIHFTHLPDRLILPGFIDGHVHFPQVRVLGSYGNQLLDWLKTWVFPEELKYRDRDYAREAAKHFFDALLAGGTTTCQAFTTSSPVSSEEFFEEASRRNMRVIAGLTGIDRFAPADYLNTPEDFHRESKRLIEQYHRKGRNLYAITPRFAVGCTDELLACCRRLKDEYPDCWINTHISETPEEIRTVKKLFPDCADYTHVQEKHGLLGPKFTAGHGVWLSRDEMRRFSKSGAAISFCPLSNLFLGSGLFPLGRAKDPEHPVRLSVGCDVGGGNSFTLIRVLEEAYKVGMCNITMLDGSVGQREQDPAEAERNKLSPYRAFYLATLGGAHSLYLDDILGNFDKGKEADFVVLDWNAGQLAMQWRQSLTVKDGGPKTVDQAAELLFGVMAVGDDRNVDETWVAGKRAYKKTSD
- a CDS encoding YbjQ family protein; translated protein: MNNRFVTTSFSFEGYRIVEHLGVVRGIIVRSRSIVGNIIAGFEMLFGGKIAMYTQLCERTRQESFDLMVEHAMEKGANAIIGMRYDANEVAAGVTEVLCYGTAVRVEKE